The proteins below are encoded in one region of Doryrhamphus excisus isolate RoL2022-K1 chromosome 4, RoL_Dexc_1.0, whole genome shotgun sequence:
- the LOC131127765 gene encoding G-protein coupled receptor 183-like: protein MLLNGTISLSVDFDTPGDFFIFIFHILFATTAFPVAGSVVVGIAFSRSLRVQNRFIFMLNTSVSDTLTGFSVYYLGLFDVQEGYPSRNGTFYILPSFLGVNVLTFLFAQFDRYLAVCHPFFYNRYISRSLVIGVCAFCWIYTYSILTVQNMVPISKAAQINAFGVMTLQIIVLIKVLMTIKLYIIARNHLAREPPSAERDNKKESLRIIVFVVICFLALWCPSFVNIIVRQLTRTGLRFRNEATNLFAIMARLNALVTPALYIWGSPALRGAVWRVVWRRVCPRRRAR from the coding sequence ATGCTCCTGAATGGCACCATCTCTCTGTCAGTTGATTTTGACACGCCGGGCGACTTCTTCATTTTCATCTTCCACATCTTGTTCGCCACCACCGCGTTTCCGGTGGCCGGCTCGGTGGTGGTGGGCATCGCCTTCAGCCGCTCCCTGCGCGTCCAGAACCGCTTCATCTTCATGCTCAACACCAGCGTCAGCGACACCCTGACGGGCTTCTCAGTCTACTACCTGGGCCTCTTCGACGTCCAAGAGGGCTACCCGTCCAGGAACGGGACCTTCTAcatccttccgtccttcctggGTGTCAACGTGCTGACCTTCCTTTTCGCCCAGTTCGACCGCTACCTGGCCGTGTGCCACCCCTTCTTCTACAACCGCTACATCAGCAGGTCGCTGGTCATCGGAGTGTGCGCCTTCTGCTGGATCTACACCTACTCCATTCTCACCGTCCAGAACATGGTGCCCATCTCCAAGGCGGCCCAGATTAACGCCTTCGGGGTGATGACTCTGCAGATCATAGTGCTCATCAAGGTGCTAATGACCATCAAACTGTACATTATCGCCAGGAACCACCTGGCCAGAGAACCCCCTAGCGCCGAGAGGGACAACAAGAAGGAGTCTCTACGCATCATCGTCTTCGTGGTCATCTGCTTCCTGGCCCTGTGGTGCCCCTCCTTTGTCAACATCATCGTCAGGCAGCTCACCAGGACTGGGCTCAGGTTCAGGAATGAGGCCACCAACCTGTTTGCCATCATGGCCCGCCTCAACGCGCTGGTCACCCCAGCTCTGTACATCTGGGGGAGTCCGGCTCTACGAGGGGCCGTGTGGAGGGTCGTGTGGCGGAGGGTGTGCCCCAGACGGAGGGCCAGGTAA